Proteins from a genomic interval of Zingiber officinale cultivar Zhangliang chromosome 2A, Zo_v1.1, whole genome shotgun sequence:
- the LOC122044151 gene encoding uncharacterized protein LOC122044151, producing the protein MGRRCLKPSIPNVKRQWCLHMPLLSIPPIPPYMPPSVASLFMVENKHIIHISLIIYPYPARFLLLTSSLDLIFLTAAAAIFSPSLDWFGFDVAGRDFRFYLPLLGLVGEDDGGIDVEEGFGLRRISIRLSSTLSFSCSCMILEFGYYDMFVITLL; encoded by the exons ATGGGGAGGAGGTGTCTAAAGCCCTCGATTCCCAATGTCAAACGACAGTGGTGCCTCCACATGCCCCTCCTCTCCATTCCTCCTATTCCACCTTACATGCCACCATCAGTGGCATCTCTGTTCATGGTCGAAAACAAGCACATAATTCATAt ATCCCTAATTATATATCCTTACCCGGCCCGATTTCTTCTCCTCACATCTTCTCTTGACCTAATTTTCCTTACGGCGGCTGCGGCAATTTTTTCACCTTCTCTGGACTG GTTTGGATTTGACGTGGCTGGGAGAGACTTTCggttttatttacctttgttag GGTTGGTAGGTGAAGAtgatggtggtattgat GTAGAAGAAGGATTTGGACTGAGAAGGATCTCCATAAGATTATCTTCAACTCTATCTTTTTCATGTTCTTGTATGATATTGGAATTTGGATACTATGACATGTTTGTTATAACTTTATTGTAG